The sequence below is a genomic window from Carassius auratus strain Wakin chromosome 42, ASM336829v1, whole genome shotgun sequence.
tatattattattgtttttatctatctatctatctatctatctatctatccatctatctatctatctatctatctatctatctatctatctatctatctatctatctatctatctatctatctgtttttagatagatagacagatagatatatagatatttagatatatagatagatagatagatagatagacagacagacagacagacactgagAAACTGCTAAATTCTGTGTGAATTATTGTTTATATCATGTTTCTAAAGATAACGACATTACATAGGGAAGTCCACATCATACAGGCTGTCCGTACCCTAAAATGACATTTTTCCAGCCAAATTTAGGACTAAAATGCATCTTTTGCAGCTTTGAGGGGAGCTTAACAAGATCTAATCATGGGTCTAAACACTCAAAGGAAAAGCCATCCTGAAGTGACATGCCAACAGTGGGCAAATGTGCTTGGTAATTACAGCCTTGCGATGAGAGGGGAGGTACTAGTGTGGTAGGTGTTTTTTAATGATGCAAGGGCCAGATATGGTATAAAAACCCTCATCATTGTGCTAGGCAGCAGCAGATCCTGTCTGTCTCCTACTACAGGGATATTCAGAAGTGGGAGCTGCGGCTgcgttacatttttttatttatttggaaccCAAGTATGCCGGTAGgtgtccattttttttctttggttttggGGAACTAGGCCCTGATATTAAATGACACCAATCAGCAGGTGCAGATGTCAGGGTGCTCTTATTACTACTTTGAGTTATAGTTTATAcagattaataattatttattggaATGAAAGCTTAAATCATAGTTTATGGTTGTTTACTTTAAAAATGGCTAAACCAATTGTTCCTTCAGAATGTTTTTCCCACcaacagtgctttttttttttttttttttttttttttacgtcatcACATCTAACTCTTTTGATTCCACTGCAGATTTGACCTCAGACAATGGAACTAAGAGTAGCAAGCATTCTTCTTCTCCTGGTTGCCTTGACGGCTGCCCATGGTGACAGATATGTTGTCAAGAAGGTGGCGAAGGCCCCCAAGTACCAGCCTTACTCAGTGAAAAGCCATGGTATGTATAAAATTGAAAaatacttgtttttgttttagggTACTGAAGATCTTTTTCTGTCTGTCATGTTTGACCTAAAGATAAAAAAGATTAGCATGTGAATGCTACACTGAGTTTAAATGCAGGCAAAACAAATCTTAGGGAAATATTTGGTATGCACATAGCAAAGCTGTATGAGTAGAATCCAGCACACTGATTGGTTCCGGATACACTGTGTCCTCCAATAGTATAATGCAACTTGTCTAAGTTTAGAATATTCAAATTGTAGATTCATAGCAGGCAAAAACATGTCATGCCTTTACAGATGCATCATACTATAAAGTCAGTTCTTCTGTCTTTGATTATATATTGGAAgtaattttaaaaactattttagtttAGGTAGCAAAAAGgtcattttacataaaacaaatgtATGAAAGATTCAATGTGTtaaatctgttttctttatattgtGTTTAACTGCATGGTTTGATGAACTCCCCAAAGGTCAAATATAATCACTTAGAGTCATCCTTAGATTGGTATAACTGTACCATGAAATACTGTACAGATTGTATGATTTGTTTGAGTAGAAGCTATTCAGTATTGTTTTGAAAGTATATGCACATAAGAAACAACCAACTTTCAAAGGTTATGAACAGCTATTTAAAATTAGCTTCTAAAGACATGTTGAAAAGTGATTTGTCTGGGTGTGCCACAGCAAATTTAAGACACATCTGTTTTGTTTCATGAAAGCTGTGCCTAGAATAATGACCTATGGTATGATGCAGTTTACAAACCAATAGATTTGACCACATGAAGGCAATCATAAAACTGGAGCCCTAGCCccattatatatattaatgcaataCAGATAAATTATGGTTCTGATATTAGtatgaatgtatatataaaaaaactaaatacaaaaaacaaaacatgaaatactaAATTACTTTGTCTCGCAAGgtctttaaataaatgttctggtAGGCCTTTGTCCGGTCAAGTTTATTTATCAACAATATAGCAATAAAGCATGCACTTCCAGGAAGTGAAATGTTTTTGAAGATAAAGAACTGAATCACAGATAtaagatttaacatttttacatttcatttgaaaCAAGGCACTTTTTTTCCcacaataattacaaaaaaagtaaaattataatttaacataCAACTGTTCGTGTAACTGTATATGTATAGATTTGTTGTGAATTAACAATATATCAGGTTTGAAATTTTTAAATGTGacactaaaactaaactaaagttttaaaatgtattatttctgaTGTACGAGCACTGCTTTTATAAAAAGAGCTtgaataaaaaaggtatttataGTGAATCTGTAGAGCATACTGACTTCCTGCTTCTTAGGAAAACAGCTCTATTTCAAAAAGCCTGTAGTTATAGAATCAATATATAGTCAAACAATTCCCAATGAGGCAGACATGGGTTAAAAGGTACTATATGGTTATAGGACCACTTTTAGTCAGACATTTCTAAAATCTGTCCAAATGTTATCTGTCCAGATCTCTAGCAACACAATATATTATCAGTTTTATACTGGTATATTTTGTACAACGTAGaattgcatgaaaataataaaatttcattcataaattcaattGGAATGTGCAATTCTACCAATAACTTGTTATTGCCACTGatacataatgtacataatgacTATGAATATTGCCACTGATATACTTCTTGTTTTATTCCAGTGGTATCTGTAGCAGGAGAACCAGGCATCCCTGGAGAGCCAGGCCAACCTGGACCTCCTGGCCCCCCTGGAGAGCGAGGAGAAGATGGTGAAGGACTGCCAGGGCCACAGGGACCCCCTGGACCACCTGGTCCTGCTGGTTACTCAGCACCTGGAAAACCTGGTACTCCAGGTGGACCCGGCAAACCTGGAGCCACAGGTGCACCTGGACATAAAGGAGACTCTGGTGCACCCGGTCCTCAAGGCCCCAGAGGCATGCCTGGTCCTGCTGGTAGCCCTGGACCAGCAGGCATTTCTGCAACTGGCAAAGCTGGACCAGCAGGCCTGCCAGGAGCAATGGGACCCCGCGGTGAGCCAGGTCTTAAAGGATATCCAGGCATTCCTGGTGCACCAGGACAAAAAGGAGAAAGGGGTTATGGGGTTCAGGGGGCACCAGGTGAGAGAGGTCCAGCAGGATCAGTGGGTGCTCCTGGAAAGCCTGGTGAGCCTGGTGTTGGAAGACCTGGCAGATCTGGACTTCCTGGTGAACCAGGTAAATCAGGCTCACCTGGCCGTGATGGGGAACCTGGACGCGTGGGTCCACAAGGTCCAAAAGGTCAAACGGGTGCTCCTGGAATTGGAATGCCCGGCAAGCCAGGCGAGAATGGTGCCCCAGGTATGCATGGCTCTGCTGGCCCCAAAGGACCACAAGGCCCAACTGGTGCTACTGGTGCTCCTGGCGTTCCAGGTTATGGCAAACCAGGTGAACCTGGTGCAAAAGGTGAGAGGGGAGTAGCTGGTAGCCCAGGTACAACAGGTCAGAAAGGTGAGCCAGGTGCTAAAGGGCAAACTGGATACACAGGTGCTACTGGTCCCATGGGTCCAGCTGGTCCTCAAGGGGCAAGAGGTTTCCCAGGTGAAAGGGGAGCAACAGGTGATAAGGGTGGTCAAGGTCCAATGGGACCTCAAGGGCTGAAGGGGCACAAGGGAGAGCAGGGACCCCAAGGCATTGAAGGCAAGCAGGGTTATACAGGGGCAACAGGCCAACCTGGTCCAAGGGGAGCTACAGGTGCTCCTGGTAACAAAGGAGATGCTGGCCAAACAGGCGCTCCTGGTACCCCAGGAACACCTGGACCTGCTGGATCAAAAGGTCTTCCAGGATATCCTGGAGCAGCAGGTGAAAAAGGAGAGGCAGGAGCTCCTGGAGCAAGAGGCCCTGTTGGTCCAGCAGGTCCTTCAGGCCCAAGTGGCCAAAAAGGTCACCCAGGTCTTCCTGGATCACCTGGCCCTGCTGGTTTGTCTGCCAAGGGAATTCCTGGGCCTCAGGGTCCACCTGGACTTCCTGGATCTGATGGACCTGCTGGACTTCCAGGTCCTGTTGGACCTCCTGGCCCTCCTGGTCCTCCTGGTGAGGTCATGTTTGAGAAGGCCCATAGTGAAACTGCATTCCCACTTCTTGTCAAAAGTCCTGTGTCTGCATTCACTGTTGCAACTGTGACACCTTATCCCCCGACTGGTAccccaattaagtttgatcagaTTGTGTACAATGCAGAGCAGCATTATGATTCCGAGACAGGTCTGTTCACCTGCCAGATTCCAGGAATTTATTACTTCACCTATAGCATGCATGTGAATGGTGCTAATGCTTTAGTTGCACTTTATAAAAATGGTGATCCAATCATGTTCACCTATGATGAGTACAACAAGGGATTTGTGGACCAGATGTCTGGTAGTTCAGTCCTTCAGCTCAATGAGCAGGACACTGTTTATATCCAGATCCCTGATGATGAGGCTAATGGTGTTTTTGCCGCTGATAATGTCCATTGCTCTTTCTCTGGGTTCCTGATTGCCTCTACGTGATAAGGTGATTCAACCACATCACTTATGTAACTTCACTACTTCTCAAACAAAATATCCTGTTGTGCAAACCTTTATGCACAACAGACTGTGCTATTGTTCTGAGAAATTCAAGCATCTCAACGTGAAAACTCCAAGAAGTGGTGCCAAAAAGAAGGAAGTGTAACATGTAATCAGGGAAAGAAATACAGTTAAAACCTTTACAAtaaattttttgtgtgtggattGAGCATGTGAGGTTGTGTCCTGATAATTTCATGTCttttccttgtttttttgttttgtatttttgttttttgttgctgATGCCAGTGGCTAAATCAAATTCttatttttactgttattgtTGTCCTTATATCCTTGCTGATTAAACGGAAATGATTATCCTGACATCCTTATATTTGACTTGAATATTGTGATAtggtgaaaatgaaaaacaaacccacaagcaaacaaataaacatcTATAAATGTTATCCCATATGATACATTTTTCTCTGTAAATCATaatgcctaaaataaaatatttcctaAAGAGTTCCTTTCTGTGTTTTGTTATACAATGCtgaataatttccttttttttgttaaacaagtttCACTACAAGCTAGTATACAATGCAGCAGAATTACAACAGTACATGTTTGAATagatatatttcttttttgtgttGTCAGTTGCAgaaaaattataatgataatacaacATTCTGTAGTTTCAAGAGAGTGCCTTTAAAAACAGAAGGAAGTAGAGTATGATTTGATGACTGTTAAATTCACTGTCAACCAAATGATGTGGGTTAGGTGGAGAACCAAGTAAAACAGGAGACGCTGGGTGGAGGTAATCAGAAGCTGGGAGCCTCAAGCCACAGACAGGCACTGCATTTGGAGGGTTTGAGGGAAGTGGTTGATTTTAAGAAAAGAGCACCTGGAGGGTGAAGTTGTTAGCATCTGTGAGAGCAGAGGTGGGAGCCACAAGTTTAACATTGCCAATATACAAGATGAATATCCAGCATTTAAGCTAGGAACAGGAATTTTGGGTGAAAACACACCCATCTTGAGGTTGTTAGATTAGTGGCAGAGTTCATCTTGGAGTGCAGAAAATGCATGGTTCTAAATTATCTTTAGCTCCTGTGGGAGGCTAAAAACATCAGAGTAGTGGCTGTTAACATTCATTTTATACTTAGAAAAATTCATTTTATACTTATATGCCTTTTCTTGGAATTTAGAAGAATGGCAATTACCAGTGCTGAGGATAAAGACACAAACATAATAAAAAGTTGTGATTTCAGAACAAGCGCCTACAAACCATAATATAATcacataattaaatgtttatcatGGTGCTCTTGTTCAATATATGTTGCCACAATGGGTTTGATGGTGATGGAAGAATAGACCTCAACCAACATGAAATGTTTCACATTATTCTATTGTAAAATTCTCAAAATCACACACACTATAAAGACAATGTTTCAAAATCAATACTCAAAACATATACTGTCTGTCGAAatcctttatttttgttttgagtgCCCCTAAAATTAAGGGGTAAAAGAAGCATTGTGAACAATTTACACGCAATTACATTCCATTTAAAAATCAAGTAGAGTGGTGCTGACGTATTTACAGGAAagggggagagaaaaaaaaaaatctacctgaCGATTGCACTGGtaatttttcaaacatttgtgGAACTCTGCTGGAATAAAAACCACTTGGACTGCATTACACAAGACAGGTCAAATGCTTTgatgttaaacatttaaaaaaaatcattctcaTTGAAACAGGATTatagaaagagagggaaaaaaaaacttcatacTTCAAACTTGATACCATAGATATTAAGAAAGAAAATATGATCAACACTGTAAAATCCAGCAAGACAAAAGCCAATACAAATACGTAATGCTGCAGTATTGCACAATGCAT
It includes:
- the LOC113060712 gene encoding collagen alpha-1(X) chain-like isoform X1; translation: MELRVASILLLLVALTAAHGDRYVVKKVAKAPKYQPYSVKSHVVSVAGEPGIPGEPGQPGPPGPPGERGEDGEGLPGPQGPPGPPGPAGYSAPGKPGTPGGPGKPGATGAPGHKGDSGAPGPQGPRGMPGPAGSPGPAGISATGKAGPAGLPGAMGPRGEPGLKGYPGIPGAPGQKGERGYGVQGAPGERGPAGSVGAPGKPGEPGVGRPGRSGLPGEPGKSGSPGRDGEPGRVGPQGPKGQTGAPGIGMPGKPGENGAPGMHGSAGPKGPQGPTGATGAPGVPGYGKPGEPGAKGERGVAGSPGTTGQKGEPGAKGQTGYTGATGPMGPAGPQGARGFPGERGATGDKGGQGPMGPQGLKGHKGEQGPQGIEGKQGYTGATGQPGPRGATGAPGNKGDAGQTGAPGTPGTPGPAGSKGLPGYPGAAGEKGEAGAPGARGPVGPAGPSGPSGQKGHPGLPGSPGPAGLSAKGIPGPQGPPGLPGSDGPAGLPGPVGPPGPPGPPGEVMFEKAHSETAFPLLVKSPVSAFTVATVTPYPPTGTPIKFDQIVYNAEQHYDSETGLFTCQIPGIYYFTYSMHVNGANALVALYKNGDPIMFTYDEYNKGFVDQMSGSSVLQLNEQDTVYIQIPDDEANGVFAADNVHCSFSGFLIAST
- the LOC113060712 gene encoding collagen alpha-1(X) chain-like isoform X2; this translates as MELRVASILLLLVALTAAHGDRYVVKKVAKAPKYQPYSVKSHVVSVAGEPGIPGEPGQPGPPGPPGERGEDGEGLPGPQGPPGPPGPAGYSAPGKPGTPGGPGKPGATGAPGHKGDSGAPGPQGPRGMPGPAGSPGPAGISATGKAGPAGLPGAMGPRGEPGLKGYPGIPGAPGQKGERGYGVQGAPGERGPAGSVGAPGKPGEPGVGRPGRSGLPGEPGKSGSPGRDGEPGRVGPQGPKGQTGAPGIGMPGKPGENGAPGMHGSAGPKGPQGPTGATGAPGVPGYGKPGEPGAKGERGVAGSPGTTGQKGEPGAKGQTGYTGATGPMGPAGPQGARGFPGERGATGDKGGQGPMGPQGLKGHKGEQGPQGIEGKQGYTGATGQPGPRGATGAPGNKGDAGQTGAPGTPGTPGPAGSKGLPGYPGAAGPSGPSGQKGHPGLPGSPGPAGLSAKGIPGPQGPPGLPGSDGPAGLPGPVGPPGPPGPPGEVMFEKAHSETAFPLLVKSPVSAFTVATVTPYPPTGTPIKFDQIVYNAEQHYDSETGLFTCQIPGIYYFTYSMHVNGANALVALYKNGDPIMFTYDEYNKGFVDQMSGSSVLQLNEQDTVYIQIPDDEANGVFAADNVHCSFSGFLIAST